A genomic region of Raphanus sativus cultivar WK10039 chromosome 6, ASM80110v3, whole genome shotgun sequence contains the following coding sequences:
- the LOC108807382 gene encoding uncharacterized protein LOC108807382: MGSLCCVAAKSDRSYSASPDFSFGPHEPYWRTNSSFSPPSSRWDLRGGLTTDGVSFYGSSTSSNPNFLLRSPDLSQSLHWTPSDFESATTRIGSPHSHNQLPGDIGDSEPNRKRFSLSKPVHPIHHHPSDNARETTSDSADACSWSSGTTNSVDSVDVPEPVLEWDNNSSRSQQVASSTFKCGLCNRYISQKSPWGSRSIMRNRDMPVTGVLPCQHVFHAECLDQSTPKTHGNDPPCPVCTKQEGEQSNRSHNFVQRLKPLCEDGVATRQWGCAQVGDCVESAVNVPPRNTILMINKNRMRKNLSLRGNSSKDSPRKIKKSNSFAMENQVSLVHSKGKEKAYW, translated from the coding sequence ATGGGTTCGCTCTGTTGTGTGGCTGCGAAATCAGACAGATCATACTCTGCAAGTCCTGACTTTTCCTTTGGCCCTCACGAGCCTTATTGGAGGACTAACTCAAGTTTCTCTCCACCTTCTTCCAGATGGGATCTCCGTGGCGGCTTAACCACCGATGGTGTTAGCTTCTATGGATCTTCCACTTCCTCTAACCCTAACTTTCTTCTTCGTAGTCCCGACCTCTCACAGAGTCTTCACTGGACACCCAGCGACTTTGAATCTGCAACAACAAGAATAGGTTCCCCACATTCTCATAATCAACTACCAGGTGATATTGGTGACTCTGAACCTAACCGGAAGCGGTTTTCCCTGTCCAAGCCGGTTCATCCTATACACCATCATCCTTCTGATAACGCTAGAGAAACAACGTCTGACTCTGCGGATGCCTGCAGCTGGAGCAGCGGGACAACTAACAGCGTTGACTCCGTTGATGTTCCAGAGCCAGTTCTTGAGTGGGACAATAACTCTTCCAGATCACAACAAGTGGCCTCAAGTACATTTAAATGCGGATTGTGTAACAGATACATCTCACAGAAGTCTCCTTGGGGGTCACGGTCCATCATGAGAAACAGAGACATGCCTGTCACAGGAGTGCTTCCATGTCAACACGTCTTTCACGCTGAATGTCTTGACCAATCTACTCCAAAGACTCACGGCAATGACCCACCTTGTCCAGTATGCACCAAACAGGAAGGAGAACAATCCAACAGATCACATAACTTTGTCCAGAGGCTTAAACCGCTTTGTGAAGATGGGGTAGCTACAAGACAGTGGGGCTGTGCTCAGGTCGGTGACTGTGTTGAAAGTGCTGTTAACGTGCCACCGAGAAATACCATTTTAATGATAAACAAGAACAGGATGAGGAAGAACCTCTCCTTGAGAGGAAACTCAAGCAAAGATTCTCcaagaaaaatcaagaaaagtAACTCATTTGCTATGGAAAATCAAGTGTCACTTGTGCATTCGAAAGGGAAAGAGAAAGCTTATTGGTAA
- the LOC108806270 gene encoding protein HOTHEAD, with the protein MSPLVLSFIICMFINPLQGMQMPYMTSDPKEVSGKSFDYIVVGGGTAGCSLAATLSEKFSVLVIERGGSPYGDPLVEERKYFGYSLLKTDEYSSVAQSFISRDGVENYRGRVLGGSSAINGGFYSRASEEFVKKAGWDKDLVQDSYKWVESKVVFMPELSQWQSVVQFGFLEAGFYPYNGYNLEHTQGTKIGGSIYDQRGKRHTSADLLEFGRPDHITVLLYATVKSVIFDGNKTRAVGVRFMKSDGSSSKSYKIHVEKHRGEVILTAGALGSPQILLLSGIGPEDHLNDLNIPVVVNLRDVGRRMSDNPAISLLVDRFSQNRTLEPPQVAAIAEGYKYILESEVLPTNITTTRISIAAKIAFPKSRGRLKLNSINPRENPSVKFNYLGSKEDLDACLEMVLLLQHVARSETVTFYLGLQNREKLLAGDEELKSFCKDNVRTYYHYHGGCVVGSVVDEDYRVSGVKRLRVVDGSTFEESPGTNPMATVLMLGRYQGIRILKEREVEKEGDESFLSPQGSPQPQP; encoded by the exons ATGTCTCCTCTTGTGCTTAGCTTCATCATTTGCATGTTCATTAATCCGTTGCAAG GAATGCAAATGCCTTACATGACCTCTGATCCAAAAGAAGTCTCCGGCAAGTCATTCGATTACATCGTTGTTGGAGGTGGAACTGCTGGATGTTCCTTGGCCGCAACTCTGTCAGAAAAATTCTCTGTTCTTGTCATTGAACGCGGTGGCTCTCCTTATGGAGATCCATTAGTAGAAGAAAGAAAGTACTTTGGATACTCACTGCTGAAAACAGACGAGTACTCATCTGTTGCGCAGAGTTTCATCTCGAGAGATGGAGTCGAGAACTACAGAGGACGCGTTCTCGGTGGATCTTCTGCTATAAACGGCGGATTCTACAGCCGAGCTAGCGAAGAGTTTGTGAAGAAAGCTGGTTGGGACAAAGATCTGGTTCAAGATTCTTACAAATGGGTTGAGTCTAAAGTTGTTTTCATGCCGGAGTTGTCTCAATGGCAATCCGTTGTGCAATTCGGTTTTCTTGAAGCTGGCTTTTATCCTTATAATGGATATAACTTGGAACACACGCAAGGGACGAAGATTGGTGGAAGCATATATGATCAGCGTGGGAAAAGGCATACCTCTGCAGATCTTCTGGAGTTTGGGAGACCAGACCACATCACTGTTCTTCTGTACGCGACAGTGAAGAGTGTGATCTTTGATGGAAATAAGACACGTGCTGTTGGAGTTAGGTTCATGAAGAGTGATGGGAGCTCAAGTAAGAGCTATAAAATTCATGTTGAGAAGCATAGAGGCGAGGTTATACTAACTGCTGGAGCTTTAGGTAGTCCGCAGATTCTCCTCTTAAGCGGAATAGGACCTGAGGATCATCTAAATGATCTCAACATCCCTGTAGTCGTCAACCTCAGAGACGTGGGGAGAAGAATGTCGGATAATCCAGCTATATCTCTTCTTGTTGACAGATTCTCGCAGAACCGCACACTAGAGCCACCGCAAGTGGCAGCTATAGCAGAAGGATACAAGTACATACTCGAATCCGAGGTTCTCCCAACTAACATCACCACAACAAGGATCTCCATAGCAGCAAAAATCGCGTTCCCTAAGTCCAGAGGAAGGCTGAAGCTCAACAGCATTAACCCTAGAGAGAATCCTTCAGTGAAATTCAATTACTTGGGGAGCAAGGAAGACCTCGACGCCTGCCTAGAGATGGTCCTCCTTCTTCAACACGTTGCTAGGTCAGAGACGGTCACGTTCTACCTAGGGTTACAGAATCGGGAGAAGCTTTTGGCTGGTGATGAAGAGCTTAAGAGCTTTTGTAAAGATAATGTGAGAACTTATTATCATTACCATGGAGGTTGCGTTGTGGGATCTGTTGTGGATGAGGATTATAGAGTTAGTGGTGTTAAGAGGTTGAGAGTTGTTGATGGCTCAACGTTTGAAGAGTCGCCAGGAACAAACCCTATGGCTACGGTTCTGATGTTAGGAAGATATCAAGGAATCAGAATACTTAAAGAACGAGAAGTagagaaagaaggagatgagagTTTTCTTAGTCCCCAAGGAAGCCCACAACCACAACCCTAG
- the LOC108806271 gene encoding E3 ubiquitin-protein ligase MPSR1: MSSETLFLALAAAFPRRIEEGGLLPLNFASAGEADEGEESTDRRRSVFERVVVIRSPVGLEDFLNGSEKQGRSPASKSAVESLPRVVIGGDKEAGGGGGGGCPICLEEWSEGDVAAEMPCKHKFHYKCVEEWLGRHATCPLCRYEMPVEEVEEEKKVGVWIGLSVSVGGRRNEEDGGDSNPRDETEA, from the coding sequence ATGTCTTCGGAGACGCTCTTTTTAGCGTTAGCGGCTGCGTTCCCTAGGAGGATCGAAGAAGGTGGACTCCTACCGCTGAATTTTGCTTCAGCCGGAGAAGCCGACGAGGGCGAAGAATCCACCGATCGTCGCCGTTCGGTGTTCGAGAGAGTGGTGGTGATCAGATCGCCTGTTGGACTCGAGGATTTCTTGAACGGCTCTGAGAAACAGGGGAGATCCCCGGCGTCGAAATCAGCCGTGGAGAGTCTGCCACGTGTCGTGATCGGAGGAGATAAGGaggcaggaggaggaggaggaggagggtgtCCGATCTGTCTGGAGGAGTGGTCGGAAGGTGACGTGGCGGCTGAGATGCCGTGTAAGCACAAGTTTCACTACAAGTGTGTGGAGGAGTGGTTGGGGAGACACGCCACGTGTCCGTTGTGTAGGTACGAGATGCCTGTTGAGGAAgttgaagaggagaagaaagtcGGCGTTTGGATTGGACTTTCGGTCAGCGTCGGTGGAAGAAGAAACGAAGAAGACGGTGGTGATTCGAACCCTCGAGATGAAACAGAGGCTTAG
- the LOC108806313 gene encoding uncharacterized protein LOC108806313 translates to MVSRMSALTSLSSVQFPVSDILGTRLKPCATFPVRTATNMSVKLFVIEARNNSRVESPKTRNRRSRKKFNGTQTKPRLSVFCSDKQLYAMLVDDFNKKCLFYASTLQKSIRGDPPCTVLEAAKRVGEELIKASIDLKISEISSYDRNGNARGERMQAFEIAIAQHGFLP, encoded by the exons ATGGTATCTCGTATGTCTGCTTTAACATCTCTTTCTTCAGTTCAGTTTCCAGTCTCCGACATTCTCGGAACTCGTCTGAAACCTTGTGCCACCTTTCCAGTTCGAACAGCAACAA ATATGTCCGTGAAACTGTTTGTGATTGAAGCAAGAAACAACTCTCGAGTCGAGAGCCCCAAAACCAGGAACCGGAGGAGCAGGAAGAAG TTCAATGGAACACAAACGAAACCGAGACTTTCGGTGTTCTGTTCAGACAAGCAACTCTATGCTATGTTGGTGGACGACTTTAACAAGAAGTGTTTGTTCTACGCTAGTACATTGCAGAAGTCTATTCGTGGTGATCCTCCATGTACCGTCCTT GAAGCAGCGAAACGAGTTGGAGAGGAGCTCATCAAGGCTTCTATAGACCTCAAGATCAGCGAGATATCATCATATGATCGAAATGGAAATGCTCGAGGCGAAAGAATGCAAGCCTTTGAAATTGCAATTGCTCAACACGGATTCTTACCATAA
- the LOC108806312 gene encoding ribonuclease 1 yields MRGIIVVTFLILQSLVVSSSPSPPDFNFFYWVTYWPGAICDSQKGCCPPPRGNTASDFMIHGLWPQFNNGTWPAFCDQTNLFDISKVSDLVNKMEKKWTEWGVWTCPSNETNLWEHEWNKHGTCVQTVFDQHSYFLTNLKFRQKLNFLNILKQKGIKPDGGLYGLDEIKNAIKRKIGFAPGIECNEDVKGTKQLFQIYLCLDNYAKEFVECPYVPDKSCASKIKFPKFPQKDSLGETLSVISSV; encoded by the exons ATGAGAGGAATCATTGTCGTAACCTTCTTGATATTACAGAGTCTTGTGGTGTCTTCGTCTCCATCACCACCGGATTTCAATTTCTTCTACTGGGTCACCTAC TGGCCAGGAGCAATATGCGACAGCCAAAAAGGATGTTGTCCTCCACCGAGAGGCAATACGGCGTCGGATTTTATGATCCATGGACTCTGGCCACAGTTCAACAATGGCACCTGGCCTGCGTTTTGTGATCAAACCAATCTCTTCGATATCTCCAAG GTTTCAGATCTAGTAAACAAAATGGAGAAGAAGTGGACAGAGTGGGGTGTTTGGACATGTCCAAGCAACGAGACTAATCTATGGGAACACGAGTGGAACAAGCACGGCACGTGTGTGCAAACTGTCTTCGACCAACACTCTTACTTCCTTACCAATCTCAAATTCAGACAAAAGCTCAATTTCCTCAACATCCTTAAACAAAAAG gaATTAAACCGGATGGTGGGTTATACGGTTTAGATGAGATCAAGAACGCGATCAAGCGCAAGATCGGGTTTGCACCCGGTATTGAATGCAACGAAGATGTAAAGGGAACAAAGCAGCTTTTCCAGATCTACCTATGTCTTGATAACTACGCAAAAGAGTTTGTGGAGTGCCCGTATGTTCCGGATAAATCATGTGCTTCCAAGATCAAGTTTCCAAAGTTCCCACAGAAAGATTCTCTTGGTGAGACTCTAAGTGTGATCTCTTCTGTTTAA
- the LOC108811766 gene encoding extracellular ribonuclease LE — protein sequence MVEKVWSLLKLLMFQGLFTSPPQDPGFDFFYLALQWPGAYCDTKRACCYPTTGKPEADFGIHGLWPNYNNGSYPSNCDPSNEFDPSEISDLVSTLQTKWPTLSCPSNEGYKFWEHEWEKHGTSLQKNTQILREIPRENEFLENF from the exons ATGGTAGAAAAGGTTTGGTCTTTGCTTAAGCTTTTAATGTTCCAAGGTCTTTTCACTTCACCTCCTCAAGATCCAGGCTTTGATTTCTTCTACCTTGCTCTTCAG TGGCCAGGTGCCTATTGTGATACAAAGCGTGCTTGTTGCTATCCAACAACAGGTAAACCTGAGGCAGATTTTGGCATCCACGGTTTGTGGCCTAATTACAACAACGGTTCGTATCCATCAAACTGCGATCCCAGCAATGAATTTGATCCATCTGAG ATATCGGATCTGGTAAGTACTTTGCAAACGAAGTGGCCAACGCTATCTTGTCCGAGCAACGAAGGTTACAAGTTTTGGGAACACGAGTGGGAAAAACATGGTACGTCACTACAAAAAAACACGCAGATTCTGAGggaaataccgagggaaaatgagttTCTCGAAAATTTCTGA